The Lutibacter sp. Hel_I_33_5 genome has a window encoding:
- a CDS encoding NAD(P)/FAD-dependent oxidoreductase → MIQTDILIIGAGPTGLFTVFEAGLLKLRCHLIDALPQPGGQCSEIYPKKPIYDIPAYPEILAGDLTDKLLEQIKQFQPGFTLGERAETIDKQEDGSFIVTTNKGTKHQAPIVAIAGGLGSFEPRKPPIPNITDFEDKGVAYMIKEPELFRDKKVVISGGGDSALDWSIFLADVASEVTLIHRRNEFRGALDSVDKVQELKNAGKIKLITPAEVTGILGDDKVTGVSVSQNKEEEFTIETDYFIPLFGLSPKLGPIANWGLEIEKNAIKVNNALDFQTNIPGIYAIGDVNTYPGKLKLILCGFHEATLMCQSAYKRIFPDKKYVMKYTTVSGISGFDGTKKEAPKAVIKKIE, encoded by the coding sequence ATGATACAAACTGATATCTTAATTATTGGTGCAGGACCAACAGGATTATTCACCGTTTTCGAAGCAGGATTATTAAAATTACGTTGTCATTTAATAGACGCTTTACCACAACCAGGCGGACAATGTTCAGAAATTTATCCAAAGAAACCTATCTACGATATTCCAGCATATCCAGAAATTTTAGCTGGCGATTTAACCGATAAATTATTAGAACAAATAAAGCAATTTCAACCAGGATTTACATTAGGAGAAAGAGCAGAAACCATCGATAAACAAGAAGATGGTTCATTTATAGTAACCACAAATAAAGGAACAAAACATCAAGCTCCAATTGTTGCCATTGCTGGCGGATTAGGAAGTTTTGAACCAAGAAAACCACCAATTCCAAATATTACAGATTTCGAAGACAAAGGAGTTGCGTACATGATTAAAGAACCTGAACTTTTTAGAGATAAAAAAGTAGTTATTTCTGGTGGAGGAGACTCAGCATTAGATTGGTCTATCTTTTTAGCAGATGTTGCATCAGAAGTAACATTAATTCATAGAAGAAACGAATTTAGAGGCGCTTTAGATTCAGTAGATAAAGTGCAAGAATTAAAAAATGCAGGTAAAATAAAATTAATTACACCAGCAGAAGTAACAGGAATTTTGGGCGATGATAAAGTAACAGGAGTTTCTGTTTCTCAAAATAAAGAAGAAGAATTTACAATAGAAACTGACTATTTTATTCCACTTTTTGGCTTGTCTCCAAAACTTGGTCCAATTGCAAATTGGGGATTAGAAATTGAGAAAAACGCTATAAAAGTTAACAACGCTTTAGATTTTCAAACGAATATTCCAGGAATCTACGCTATAGGAGATGTAAATACCTATCCAGGAAAATTAAAACTGATTTTATGCGGATTTCACGAAGCAACATTAATGTGTCAAAGTGCCTATAAACGTATTTTTCCAGACAAAAAGTATGTGATGAAATATACAACTGTAAGTGGTATTTCTGGTTTCGACGGAACTAAAAAAGAAGCACCAAAAGCTGTAATTAAAAAGATTGAGTAA
- a CDS encoding homogentisate 1,2-dioxygenase gives MPFYHKLGKIPPKRHTQFRKADGSLYYEQLFGTIGFDGMSTNSYHEHRPTMVKEIREQYSVEPKIAKANNIQSYRFRGFQVPPENDYLKSRKVVLTNSDCNIILSAPKQSTKEYFYKNTDADEVIFIHKGSGKLRTHLGNIDFKYGDYLVIPRGIIYKLDFDDENNRLFIVESYSPVYTPKRYRNWFGQLLEHSPFCERDIRRPYELETNNEKGDFLINVKKQGEIIEMIYASHPFDVVGYDGYNYPYAFSIHDFEPITGRIHQPPPVHQTFETNAFVICSFVPRLYDYHPNSIPAPYNHSNIDSDEVLYYVDGDFMSRNDIDQGHISLHPAGIPHGPHPGTTEKSIGKTKTEELAVMVDTFKPLKVTEEAMKIADEDYYKSWLE, from the coding sequence ATGCCTTTTTATCATAAATTAGGGAAAATACCACCCAAAAGACACACACAATTTAGAAAAGCTGACGGAAGTTTGTATTACGAACAATTGTTTGGTACTATTGGTTTCGACGGAATGTCTACCAACAGCTATCACGAACATAGACCAACAATGGTCAAAGAAATAAGAGAACAATATTCGGTTGAACCAAAAATTGCGAAAGCAAATAATATTCAATCCTATCGATTTCGTGGATTTCAAGTTCCGCCAGAAAACGATTATTTAAAAAGTAGAAAAGTAGTATTAACAAATTCCGATTGTAATATTATTTTATCAGCGCCAAAACAATCCACCAAAGAATATTTTTATAAAAACACAGATGCAGATGAAGTTATTTTCATTCATAAAGGATCAGGAAAATTAAGAACACATCTAGGAAACATCGATTTTAAATATGGAGATTATCTAGTTATTCCACGCGGAATTATTTACAAACTAGATTTTGATGATGAAAATAATCGACTTTTTATTGTTGAATCTTATTCGCCAGTGTACACGCCAAAACGATACAGAAATTGGTTTGGTCAACTATTAGAACATTCGCCATTTTGCGAGCGCGATATTAGAAGGCCTTATGAATTAGAAACTAATAATGAAAAAGGCGATTTTTTAATCAACGTAAAAAAACAAGGAGAAATTATAGAAATGATTTATGCCTCACATCCTTTTGATGTGGTGGGTTATGACGGATATAATTATCCGTACGCGTTTTCAATTCACGATTTCGAACCAATCACAGGGCGTATTCATCAACCGCCACCAGTACATCAAACTTTTGAGACAAACGCCTTTGTAATTTGCAGTTTTGTGCCACGTTTGTACGATTATCATCCAAATTCAATTCCTGCGCCTTATAATCATAGCAACATAGATTCCGACGAGGTTTTGTATTATGTAGATGGCGATTTTATGAGTAGAAACGATATCGATCAAGGTCATATTTCTTTGCATCCAGCAGGAATTCCACACGGTCCTCATCCAGGAACTACAGAAAAAAGTATTGGTAAAACAAAAACCGAAGAATTAGCGGTTATGGTAGATACTTTTAAGCCTTTAAAAGTTACCGAAGAAGCCATGAAAATTGCTGATGAAGATTATTATAAATCGTGGTTGGAGTAA
- the hppD gene encoding 4-hydroxyphenylpyruvate dioxygenase, which yields MSKKEIKSVNYGLEKIFEGAQDFLPLLGTDYVEFYVGNAKQSAHFYKTAFGFQSYAYRGLETGSTDSVSYVLTQDKIKLILTTPLNSKSPINDHIVKHGDGVKVVALWVEDARKAYQETTSRGAKSYMEPTVETDEHGEVVRAGIYTYGETVHMFVERKNYNGPFLPGFQKWESDYNPPAAGLKYIDHMVGNVGWNQMDIWVKWYEDVMGFENFLSFDDKQIHTEYSALMSKVMSNGNGRIKFPINEPAEGKKRSQIEEYLDFYEGAGVQHIAVATDDIIKTVSQLKASGVEFLSTPPEEYYKSVPGRLEEFSHELREDIEKLKGLGIMIDADEEGYLLQIFTKPIEDRPTLFFEIIQRMGARGFGAGNFKALFESIEREQAKRGTL from the coding sequence ATGAGTAAAAAAGAAATAAAATCAGTAAACTACGGTTTAGAAAAAATATTTGAAGGAGCACAAGATTTCCTTCCATTATTAGGAACAGATTATGTAGAATTTTATGTAGGTAACGCAAAACAATCTGCACACTTTTACAAAACAGCATTTGGGTTTCAGTCTTACGCGTATCGTGGATTAGAAACAGGCTCTACAGATTCTGTAAGTTATGTATTAACGCAAGATAAAATCAAGTTGATTTTAACAACACCATTAAACAGTAAATCACCAATAAACGATCATATTGTAAAACATGGCGATGGTGTAAAAGTTGTTGCACTTTGGGTAGAAGATGCAAGAAAAGCGTACCAAGAAACTACTTCAAGAGGCGCAAAATCGTACATGGAACCAACAGTAGAAACTGACGAACATGGTGAAGTTGTAAGAGCAGGAATCTATACATATGGTGAAACTGTACACATGTTTGTGGAGCGTAAAAATTATAACGGCCCATTTTTACCAGGTTTTCAAAAATGGGAATCCGATTATAATCCACCAGCGGCAGGATTAAAATACATTGATCACATGGTTGGTAATGTAGGTTGGAATCAAATGGATATTTGGGTAAAATGGTATGAAGATGTTATGGGATTTGAAAACTTTTTATCGTTTGATGACAAGCAAATCCATACAGAATATTCAGCTTTAATGAGTAAAGTAATGTCGAACGGAAATGGAAGGATTAAGTTTCCAATTAACGAACCGGCAGAAGGAAAAAAACGCTCTCAGATAGAAGAATATTTAGACTTTTACGAAGGTGCAGGTGTGCAACATATTGCTGTTGCAACCGATGATATTATAAAAACAGTAAGTCAATTAAAGGCAAGTGGAGTTGAGTTTTTATCTACGCCGCCAGAAGAATATTACAAATCTGTTCCTGGAAGATTAGAAGAATTTAGTCATGAATTAAGAGAAGATATCGAAAAACTAAAAGGTTTAGGTATTATGATTGACGCTGATGAAGAAGGTTATTTATTACAGATTTTTACAAAACCAATTGAAGACAGACCAACGTTATTTTTTGAGATTATTCAAAGAATGGGTGCAAGAGGTTTTGGTGCTGGGAACTTTAAAGCATTGTTTGAATCAATAGAAAGAGAACAAGCTAAGAGAGGGACGTTATAA
- a CDS encoding ribonucleoside-diphosphate reductase subunit alpha, whose amino-acid sequence MNLNDQKTTKELTEHERMIQARNVSRKKILDNMKDPEITWLTENSRKFLESGYLTGETTPEERIREIADNAERILGKPGFADKFYKYMAAGYYSLASPVWSNFGKKRGLPISCFGSHVADDMGDILFSQSEVGMMSKLGGGTSGYFGKLRERGADVKNNGSSSGSVHIMQLFEKMVDVVSQGSVRRGRFSPYLPIDHPDIKEFLEIGTEGNPIQELTHGVTVGNEWMQEMIDGDVEKRSIWAKILQRRGEIGYPYILFRDNANNGTVDVYKDKGHEIYASNLCTEIMLPSNEDWSFVCCLSSVNLLHYDQWKDTDAVETLTYFLDAVMEEFITKLDVYKNSEDRDDQFTFRFMEKAYNFAKENRALGLGALGWHSLLQSKMLAFDSAEAYTLNSEIFKVIKEKSYNASKEMAKEYGEPSILKGYGRRNTTLNAIAPTTSSAFILGQVSQGIEPIWSNIYVKDIAKIKTTIKNPILEKVLVEKGRNTKDVWNSIRDNDGSVLHLDFLTEEEKDVFRTYSEIDQNVIVYQAANRQNHIDQGQSINIMVHPDMPIKDVNAVYVNAWKLGVKSMYYQHSMNAAQKFKQKKECASCEG is encoded by the coding sequence ATGAACCTAAACGACCAAAAAACAACTAAAGAACTTACCGAGCACGAAAGAATGATTCAAGCAAGAAATGTTTCTAGAAAAAAAATACTAGATAACATGAAAGATCCAGAAATTACATGGCTAACAGAAAATAGTCGTAAATTTTTAGAGTCTGGATATTTAACAGGAGAAACTACACCTGAAGAAAGAATACGCGAAATAGCAGACAATGCAGAACGTATTTTAGGAAAACCAGGATTTGCCGATAAGTTCTATAAATATATGGCTGCAGGATATTACTCTTTAGCCTCACCAGTTTGGTCTAACTTTGGTAAGAAAAGAGGTTTACCAATTAGTTGTTTTGGTTCACATGTTGCAGATGATATGGGAGATATTTTATTCTCACAATCAGAAGTTGGTATGATGTCCAAACTAGGTGGAGGAACTTCTGGTTACTTTGGTAAGTTGCGTGAAAGAGGAGCAGATGTAAAAAATAATGGATCATCATCTGGTTCAGTTCACATCATGCAATTGTTTGAAAAAATGGTTGATGTTGTAAGTCAAGGTTCTGTAAGAAGAGGTCGTTTTTCTCCATATTTACCTATAGATCATCCAGATATTAAAGAATTTTTAGAAATAGGTACAGAAGGAAATCCAATTCAAGAACTTACTCATGGTGTTACTGTTGGTAACGAATGGATGCAAGAAATGATTGATGGTGATGTAGAAAAAAGAAGTATTTGGGCTAAAATTTTACAAAGAAGAGGAGAAATAGGATATCCATATATATTGTTTAGAGACAATGCAAATAATGGAACCGTAGATGTTTATAAAGACAAAGGTCACGAGATTTACGCAAGTAACTTATGTACAGAAATCATGTTACCTTCTAATGAAGATTGGTCTTTTGTTTGTTGTTTATCATCTGTAAACTTATTGCATTATGACCAATGGAAAGACACAGATGCTGTAGAAACATTGACCTACTTTTTAGATGCTGTAATGGAAGAGTTTATCACAAAATTAGATGTGTATAAAAATTCTGAAGATAGAGACGATCAATTTACGTTTCGTTTTATGGAGAAAGCCTATAATTTTGCAAAAGAAAATAGAGCGTTAGGTTTAGGAGCATTAGGATGGCATTCTTTATTACAATCTAAAATGTTGGCTTTTGATAGTGCAGAAGCATATACGTTAAACAGCGAAATTTTTAAAGTAATTAAAGAAAAGTCTTACAATGCATCAAAAGAAATGGCTAAAGAATATGGAGAGCCATCTATTTTAAAAGGGTATGGAAGGCGTAATACAACCTTAAACGCTATTGCACCAACAACATCTTCTGCGTTTATTTTAGGGCAAGTATCTCAAGGAATTGAGCCAATTTGGTCTAATATTTATGTAAAAGATATTGCCAAGATAAAAACGACGATAAAAAACCCAATTTTAGAAAAAGTTCTAGTAGAAAAAGGAAGAAATACAAAAGATGTTTGGAACAGTATTAGAGATAATGATGGTTCTGTTTTACATTTAGATTTCTTAACAGAAGAAGAAAAAGATGTGTTTAGAACCTATTCAGAAATAGACCAAAACGTAATTGTTTATCAAGCAGCAAATAGACAAAACCATATCGATCAAGGACAATCTATAAACATTATGGTACATCCAGATATGCCAATTAAAGATGTAAATGCAGTATATGTAAATGCATGGAAATTAGGTGTAAAATCTATGTATTACCAGCACAGTATGAATGCTGCGCAGAAATTTAAGCAAAAGAAAGAGTGTGCTTCTTGCGAAGGATAA